In Sebastes fasciatus isolate fSebFas1 chromosome 15, fSebFas1.pri, whole genome shotgun sequence, a genomic segment contains:
- the LOC141783744 gene encoding B2 bradykinin receptor-like — MTLQPTSVPDFSITALYGDQNNTNGTDCSDMYDWEWLHTGQPVYILLIAVLGIMFNVFVLMVFCFHKKACTVAEIYLSNLAAADLVLVSCLPFWAVYISNGFNWPFGVFLCKVVNLGIKMNTYSSIYFLILVSVDRYVALVHTMSHGRMRRPKYAKMGCLLMWGFGLILSVPTLVFREVEYFPDYGTVCILHYPNHTVELLFDGMLIVFGFVIPISIISFCTIKIIQALKVQAIERFNAERTEQKATTLVLAVLLAFFICWVPFHVVTALDVLVRADVLGGCHLEHVLDICNQIFTYFAFFNSVLNPILYVIVGKNFRKKVCEFFKQWRIRRTATIESSRSSNMSSTLKTLV, encoded by the exons ATGACTCTTCAACCAACAAG CGTCCCAGACTTCAGCATCACAGCTTTAtatggagaccaaaacaacacCAATGGCACAGATTGCTCTGATATGTACGACTGGGAGTGGCTCCACACCGGCCAGCCGGTGTATATCCTGCTCATCGCCGTGCTGGGAATCATGTTCAACGTGTTTGTCCTGATGGTTTTCTGCTTCCACAAGAAGGCCTGCACCGTGGCCGAGATCTACCTGAGCAACTTGGCTGCTGCTGACCTCGTCCTGGTGTCCTGTTTGCCTTTCTGGGCCGTCTACATATCCAACGGTTTCAATTGGCCTTTTGGTGTGTTCCTGTGCAAAGTCGTCAACCTGGGTATTAAGATGAACACCTACAGCAGCATATACTTCCTCATTCTGGTTAGCGTAGATCGCTATGTAGCACTGGTGCATACAATGTCCCATGGTAGAATGCGTAGGCCAAAATATGCCAAAATGGGCTGTCTGCTGATGTGGGGTTTTGGCTTGATTCTGAGTGTCCCCACACTCGTCTTTAGGGAAGTGGAATATTTTCCTGATTATGGTACTGTATGCATTCTCCACTACCCAAACCACACCGTGGAGCTGCTCTTTGATGGGATGTTGATCGTTTTTGGCTTCGTCATCCCCATTTCGATCATCTCATTCTGCACCATCAAGATTATTCAGGCTTTGAAGGTCCAGGCGATAGAGAGGTTCAATGCTGAGAGAACGGAGCAGAAGGCCACCACTCTGGTGCTGGCGGTCCTCCTGGCGTTCTTCATCTGCTGGGTGCCGTTCCACGTGGTCACCGCGCTGGACGTGCTCGTACGAGCTGACGTCCTGGGAGGGTGTCACCTCGAGCACGTCCTAGACATCTGTAATCAGATCTTCACCTACTTTGCCTTCTTCAACAGCGTCCTCAACCCCATCCTCTACGTCATTGTAGGGAAGAACTTCCGTAAAAAAGTTTGTGAATTCTTCAAGCAGTGGAGAATTAGGAGAACAGCCACCATTGAGTCCTCACGTTCATCAAACATGTCCTCTACATTGAAGACGTTGGTATAA
- the LOC141783273 gene encoding B2 bradykinin receptor-like — translation MTLQPTSVPDLNTTALYGDQNNTDGTDCPDMYDWEWLYIGQPVYILLIAVLGIMFNVFVLMVFCFHKKACTVAEIYLSNLAAADLVLVSCLPFWAVYIYNRFNWPFGVFLCKVVSMGIKMNAYSSIYFLILVSVDRYVALVHPLSHGRMRRPKYAKLGCLLMWGFGLLLSVPTFVFREVDNRSGNITQCFLDYPNHTVQLVFDGMLFVFGLIIPISIISFCTVKILQALKIHTIERFNAERTEQKATTLMLAVLLAFLICWVPFHVVTMLNVLVRADVLGGCHLKFVLTICTQFFVYLAFFNSVLNPVLYVIVGKNFRKKVCELFKQWRIMKTATTESSRSSNFSSTLNTSV, via the exons ATGACTCTTCAACCAACAAG CGTCCCAGACCTCAACACCACAGCTTTAtatggagaccaaaacaacacCGATGGCACAGATTGCCCTGATATGTACGACTGGGAGTGGCTTTACATCGGACAGCCGGTTTATATCCTGCTCATCGCCGTGCTGGGAATCATGTTCAACGTGTTTGTCCTGATGGTTTTCTGCTTCCACAAGAAGGCCTGCACCGTGGCCGAGATCTACCTGAGCAACCTGGCTGCTGCTGACCTCGTCCTGGTGTCCTGTTTGCCTTTCTGGGCCGTCTACATATACAACCGTTTCAATTGGCCTTTTGGTGTGTTCCTGTGCAAAGTCGTCAGCATGGGCATTAAGATGAACGCCTATAGCAGCATCTACTTCCTCATTCTGGTTAGCGTAGATCGCTATGTGGCACTGGTGCACCCGCTGTCCCATGGTAGAATGCGTAGGCCAAAATATGCCAAACTGGGCTGTCTGCTGATGTGGGGTTTCGGCTTGCTCCTGAGTGTCCCCACATTCGTCTTTAGGGAAGTGGATAATCGTTCTGGTAATATTACTCAATGTTTTCTGGACTACCCAAACCACACTGTGCAACTGGTCTTTGATGGGATGTTGTTCGTTTTTGGCTTGATCATCCCCATTTCGATCATCTCATTCTGCACCGTCAAGATTCTTCAGGCTTTGAAGATCCATACGATAGAGAGGTTCAATGCTGAGAGAACGGAGCAGAAGGCCACCACTCTGATGCTGGCGGTCCTCCTGGCATTCCTCATCTGCTGGGTGCCGTTCCACGTGGTCACCATGCTGAACGTGCTCGTACGAGCTGACGTCCTGGGCGGGTGTCACCTCAAGTTCGTCCTAACTATCTGCACTCAGTTCTTCGTCTACCTAGCCTTCTTCAACAGCGTCCTCAACCCCGTCCTCTACGTCATTGTAGGGAAGAACTTCCGTAAAAAAGTTTGTGAGCTCTTCAAGCAGTGGAGAATTATGAAAACAGCCACCACTGAGTCTTCACGTTCATCAAACTTTTCCTCCACACTGAATACATCAGTATAA